The region TACTTCTCCCAGGTAAATTACTCATCACGGGTACAGCTCTTTTGTCACAAgcaaaaaacaaaactggaaggcaGCTGCATTCCTGCATCTGCTACATGCAGGTTTCAGAGGAGATTTTACTGTAAGCATTGGCCCAGAGGATCATCAAGCACAACAAGAACAAATAGCAACAGAAAGGTGTATTTTTACCGCGTAAGCAGCTTTACCGAGCTGGAAAGAAAATTAGACCCCTGGGGTAAGGAAGGCAAAGTTAGGAGgggtgaccaaaagcttgttcAAACAGATCTGTTTTCTGAAGGCAGGAGTGATTACACTGTAGTTTATCCacaaaaaattaaaaaagaaatctggtaacagaaaaaaatgcaaatatttctgaaaaGTTTTTATTTAAAGTGATTTGTATGCACTTGACTACCCCCATCACGTTTTCGTACTACTTAAGTACACAGAAACTAAATGTTTGATTAGTTAACAGTTGTTTATGCATCTTCTGACAAGGTTTTGTGTACATAGTGGATAGATTTTAACACTTTCTGACATAATAAGTTTTTTTTAGAGGAAATGCTCTGTTGACATCTTTCGGATAAGTTGTTAGTTGTATGTTCTGCTTGACCTGTCATGGGATAGCAAGGGTTTCCTTGGTGCTACTTCTGATATACCACTCCTTGAAATGATTTGCTAACTCCAGGAAATATTACATATTGCTTAGATGAATGGGGTATAATTTCCCCTCCTTGGAGGTGGCAGGTGAGGTGGTGAATAAGGAAAATATTTCGGTGAGTTGGTCCTGGTAAGATGCTTACCTCCTCCTTGCCACTTTACCAATTAAGTGCTAGCCAACGAGATCCATTGGAGATTTTATTGAACCACAACAAATTAAGCCCCTAAAGCAGGCAACTAATGGTCAAGCAAGGGCCTCAACTCGCCACTTCCTCAATTTCCTGGCTCCATCGTTTGTGAGAAAAGTGGCTACAGAAAACCAGGGCAATCTGCCTGCCTAATTTGGAGACTGGGTGTTGGAGGCATTGATAGTAGGGAACCCATGGACCTAAAACTTGCCTCCAGTCTCTCTGACCCCTTCTCCCCATGACCCCCATTCCGTGATCAACACTAAATCCCTTGAAAAGTAAGCCTCAACCAACAGTCTTCAGCACCCAGAAGATGTCAGCTTTGATTGGCCGGCAGCTTCTGGCGATCTAGGATGCCAGTGTTGAAGCCTGTGACAGACTGAGCAATTCTCTCGAACTGACTGGTGCATGATACATTGGGTCATCTTGGCATTGCCAACTAACACTCCTGAGTCACAAAAATGGAAAACCATGACCACAGAAACATGTTGTCACCGTTTCAAAATAAAGGGTTTTCTatttaaaaacagaattaaagaagacaaaaaaaaatgtcatgGAGGGTTATAAATCTTTGAAGCTTTGATCCTCAAAAGGTGCAGGAGGCAGATTCTCCGAATATCTTTACGGCAATGTCAGACAGACCACTGAGAAGCAATAGGATGGAGGGTTATTTAGGAAGTTGGGAATATGGAATATTGAGATCAACAATGACCTTGTTCAATGGCAGAGCATGGTTGAGGGACCGAATGGGCTATTCCTGCTCTCAATATATATGTTTGTTTCCTTGCACTGTATAGAAATGTTATAGATTGCCTGCTTCTGTTACAGGCATTGTTCATTTATTGATGAAGGGAATTGCATGAGAGATAGAAGTATTATCCTACAGATGTCACTTATTTCTTTGGCTTTCGCGCACTGCCGTGTAAGTAATGCATACTTGTGAATGAggtgcatatatatatatatatatatatctgtcAGTGTGTCTGCTGAGCACACCTATTTTCCCGGAAGGTGCTTTTACTTGACATTAGGCTTGAAATTCAATCCTTAGGAGGCTGGTGAATGGGTGTTAATCTATTAAAGTCGAGCAGCTTTCCATATCCAGGCAGATGCCTGGAACAAGCCCTGTGCAGGTAAGCTTAATAACCACATATTGATAACCAGATGATTCTGCAACAATCTCATGTTGTGACATTGCAACGCATTCTTCCTGAAATCGTAAACTGGCTCAGTGTCTTTACCTGGCCTCTCTGGGAGCACATGGGTCTTCTGCAGCTTAATGGTCACAAGGAATATAGGACCTTTACAACAGTCTAAGTTAGTAAGTTTACATTTAGCTGTGTTCTTGGACCTCTGCCTCCCTCACAATGCACACACATAGAACCACTACAGAATAAAATATGTTAAACCATTAAGCTCCAGACAGAAATTGCAGTGAGCTATATGACTGGATCAAAGGGAAAAATTACACTTAGAGTGTTTCCCCTGCCCTGTGCAGTCAAACAGCCATCTTCCCATCATTGATCTAAACAGATGTGGTTGAGTAGAAAAAGAAgcacttttaaaagcctctatCATTTTGAGGCCGGACTCTTTGTAGCAGTGTACAGGATGGTCATTCCCTTGGTGGGGTCATGGTAACAGCTGTGCTACAGCATTGCACATCTGCTGCAAGCAAGGGTGACAACTGAAATCGATGGCTCAGAAGTCAGTGAAATCTCTTTCCAAACTGCATTGTATCCGCCCTTCCTCTTCCTGTGCTTCCATCATCATGTTTTTGTCAGGTGCTGGAACTGTTCGTTTCATTTTTATTTGGCTTCTTCTGCAAAaaacttctgaagtccaaatCTCTAGAAAATATTTGATATAATAAATTTTAAGGCATTTCTGTGAATCATTGGAAAGTTAGACGTGAAGAGAACACAACTCGGAGAATTACTGACAGCAACATAACCCCCTAACCTTGAAACGGTTATCTGAAGGTCAACAAGCTGCAATTTATTTCCATGGTTTAACAGCAGTGCCTGGATTGGGGAACAATTTATAATTTATGCGCTTGGTAAAATGCCATTTATAGCTCAAGTTACGCAAATAATCAGACTGAGAGATGGAAAGATGTTGATTTTTATGTAGCTTATATTAAATGATAATGTCATGTGGATCATGAGTTTGCTTCCACAGTAGGATCCCCTATTTTTGTGTTCAACTACGATGAAATTGATGAAATGCAAATAATGCTTCAATGCCAGGTTGCACAAGCAACCGTCGATACAATACTGTGCACACCGTGCGGCAGAGAGGGGATCTGAACAATTGGGTTTACAACATGACTCTAATTGTGAGAATAACGTAAAAAAATGCATGGTGTGACTGGGGGAGGACTGATGTTTGATGTGATGGCCTGGTTGTGATTTCTGCTTTAATTGTGTTGTAAGGCTTGGTGACCTGCACTATTTCTCTGGATGAACCTTAACTAAGACTGCCTTTTCTCCCCTCAGATTTTACAGGTGAACAAAGTAATGTCTGTCCTCTTTTACGGCATGCTTCTCACTTATCTCAGTGGCATCCAGGCTGCAACCATGGACAAGAGAGGTTCGTCCGAGGACTCTGTGAACTCACTCATCATCAAAATCCTCCAGGCGGACATCCTGAAAGGCCGACTCTCCAAGCAGAGTGAGGAACTGAAGGAGAAGTATCAGGGCACCAAAGAGAAGGGTGACACCCAGAGCGATACGGACTCAGTGGGGAATACGATATCTGACTTCCAGCCGATCGTCTCGGTTAATGCTGAGTTACTAAGGCAGAAGAAGCGCTACCATTCACCCAGAGTGCTGCTGAGCGATCGGCCACCTTTGCAGCCGCCCCCTTTGTACTTAATTGAGGATTTTGCAGAGAGTTTGGAGATGGACAACAGAACAGCAAGGCGGAAGCGATATGCAGACCGCAGGGGGCATCGCGGCGAATACTCTGTGTGTGATAGTGAGAGCCGCTGGGTGACGGACAAAACAGCGGCGATCGACATCCGAGGGAAGCAGGTGACCGTCCTAGGAGAGATTAAAACCGGCAACTCTGCCATCAAACAATATTTTTACGAGACGCGGTGCAGAGAAGCGAAACCGGTCAAGAATGGCTGCAGGGGCATTGATGACAAACATTGGAATTCGCAATGTAAAACCAGCCAGACCTACGTTAGGGCACTGAGCACTGAGAACAATAAATATGTAGGCTGGAGGTGGATTAGGATAGACACCTCCTGCCTCTGTGCATTATCCAGAAAACTAGGCAAATCGTGATTCCTCGCCCCATCCCCTTCTCCTCTTTCTATGTGAATATATAAATTATTACTTTAAATTATGTGACTTTGCATGTAGCATATGAATGTTTATATTATAGTATAGTTCACGATTTTTATTTATTAACAAAAAGGTCAACTCatcagacaaaaaaaatgcttcttaCAACTCGCCAAAACAAGATAGCAAAGTTGTGCCTTGCTTCCAGCATCATTAAAAGTCGTCGGACCAGTGTTGTTGTGCATTAGTAACTGGTCCAAGGGTTTACCTCCCATGATTATTTCCTCGCAGCTACTTGTTGAAGTCAGTATTGTTGTCAGTGATTTATAAATGGGATTTGGGAAGGCACATGTAAAACCCAACCACAAGCCACGGCTGCCAGTCTTGAAAGTGCACGTCTATCCTTAACAGCACGGTGAATGACATTTGCTGTGAGACTGAGAGAAGGAAGCTAGATCAGAGGGAATGCTGGCAACACCATCTGTGCAGATAAAGCTCTTCCATATGTTTCACTCATTCCCCAAGAGCTGCTCTTTCTGGAAATAAGATCTTTGCAGCATTGGAGAAAAGACTGCTGTGAGagatttctctttctctctctcgttccctccTACCGGTACTATTTTAAAATTACTCTGCACAGCAACCGagttcatttttttaatgtttgctgTATTCACTAAATTAGACCCTTGTTCTAATAAATCCTCTTCAAACTGGAAGACTCCATTAGCCAGAATTATATCTGGAGAGAACTGAATTCCATTTTCTTCTTTTGTCAATTCCCTTTATTTTACTGTACAACAAATTTAGCCAGCCTGTGAGTGCCCCCATTAATTATGCTAGAATGGGGAAAAGAAACTTCTCTGTGGTGCTATGCATTTGAATACTTTTCCTTTTGCAAAAAAGTTCAATACTTGCCAATGAATTGTCCAATGAAGCTCTTGGTTGTGGAACAAAGTAAAAATTTCCTATTATGTGTCAGAATGTTAGCTGACTTATAACACCAAAATGGTGATTTCTCTTTCCCACTCATGTCTGAACTATCATAATCAGGTTTACATTCCATGTAATTTGAACTTCTGCCAAGCATCCAGTGTTACAGTCTCTTACTACAAGATctctaaaaaaaattaactcctttaagagatagtaggaactgcagatgctggagaatctgagataacaaggtgtagagctgaaaggctgacgttttccagcctagacccttcttcagaaaatcatttagacccgaaatgtcagtcttcctgctcctctgatgctgcttggcctgctgtgttcatccatctgtacactttgttaactgTTCTTTAAATAATAATTATGGCCTGGAGATTTTTGTGGGAAATGTTACCTTCTCAAATTCCTCCCGCAGAAAAATGCAATCAAAACCTACCATAGGAGGCACATGTATTCTCCCCTCACATTAGAGCAGACTGACTGTGGCTGCTGAAAGTAAAATGGATTTTGTTTAAGACAATACGATGACTTAACTTTGATCCTAGGATCTCTCGGTCAAGCACAAACGCCAGATGCCAGTGAATGCCTACCTTTACAAATAAAAGAATTCTACGTGCATGCAATAGAATGGTTCCTTAATGGATGATTATGCAGTGCCAGCTTTGCCTGGTGAAGCACTGAAAACACCACACTGAAAATGTGAAGAGTGTATCTATTAGTTCAGCTTGTGTGGTTAAACTGTACTCTTCATCAACACACATTATCACTAAACTAATAACTGGAATGAGTAGATTGccatatgaggaaaggctagacaggctaagagtttagaagattcagagctgatttaattgaaacatacaagatcctgacaGATCCTGACCAGGAGGTAGTTGAAAGGATGTTtacttgtgggagaatctagaactaggggtcataatttAATAATAAGACATTAAAGAGAAATGAGGGCAAAAAGAAATTCTGAGGGTTCCGAGTCTTTGGAATCCCCtccctcaaaaggcaatggatgtAGAATCTTTAAATTTGTTTAAGGgagaggtagataaattcttgattatctaggagatgaaagattattaaggatatgcaggaatgtagaattgaggtaAAAATCAATTAAGCCACaatcttgttgaatgatggagcaggctgatAGGGCCCActggtctactcttgttccttgtttgcatGTTCGAGCAAAGTGGAGGAATCAAACATTGCTGTGGATATATGTTGAATTATGTCTCAACTCAGCGCTCAATCTTAAACTTCAAACATCGCCCTTAAGCAGAGTCAGTATAAAAGATGACCAAACTATATATAACTTGACACAGCTCACTGTTTGTTGGCTTGTTTCTTAGGTCGATTCCCCACTGAAGAATTTAGTAACTGAGATCAGGAAGATTCTAGAATAGGCTGAGGCATTGTTTCAAGTTACTTGTTCTTCAGTATGGATGGAACAAATCCATGAAAAACTTGGCTATTGGTTTTCAGAGATATCAGGGGATAGACAGAATTGCTGAGTTCCTTTCGGAAATGACTACTAATATCACATCAAATAGTGTAGATGACAATTTTTGAATAATTGTTGCAGCCAATTTTTTTAATACATTCAATATGTCTCTTCTAAATCAGAGTGAACCATCcttaagtaaaaacagaaaattttggaaatacTCAGTGATTTGGCAGCATACTCTGCCCGACTTACTGCGTGTTTCCATCATTACTGTTTTTACTACAGctatccagcatctgtagtcttTACTTTTGAATAAAGCATTCGTCTGTGTTTTCTGTTCTTTCCCAAGTTCCAGTTTCCCCCTACTATAGACATTGGTACCAGTCCTGGGTCAAGGTCAGAGGAAATATGTCAAATTTGGATCTGTGGTTGCCCTCTCACCTTCATGTCCCCAAGATCAGGAGTTGAAGTTCCAAtccagaaacttgaacacatcaTCTGGGTTGAAATTTCAATGCACTGGGAGAGAGTGTTGCTAAATGTAACTCTTGTAATGTGACTACACAACAGACACAGGCAAGACTTACAGTGATTTCAAGGTGGTTGTAATTCTTAACTTCTTCCATGAGTAATAACCTGAGTGTTTCATGTAAAATGATTTTTCTATAAGGTGAATAGATTTTGCAGATATAAAAATGGGGAAGTTTAAGTGTACCACAGTAAACTATAAAAGCACAGTTACTCAGTCTCTTGAGTTCACCATGTTGTGAGGGTCCAAATGCAAGATCTGATTCACTGTTTTATTTACTTCCTTCCTGACCACTAACCCCATATTTCCTGTTAAATTATGAGCCTGACCATTCTTCCAGCATTTCAGATGAGTATGAGATTTCACTCTCATAACTATTTTACATCAACAAAGGCAGAAGTAAAAACATTTAGTTGTACCTAAACTTCGGAAGAAAATTTCCTGCAGATGTCACAAGCCTATGGCCATTGGTCATTAATGGGTTTATAGCCCTGTTTAATAGAATCAGCTTCTACATGGATACAATTGCTTTAGTATAGAGTTTGGAAAAGGAATATTTCTTTAAGGCAGATTTATACACTACAGAAATGGCTGACAATACAGTAAGGCAGCATGACTTAGTACCAGCATGTAGAACTAGGTGCCATAGGTTCACATCTTTTAACACCATGCTCTTAATCTCAAACACATCTTTGTAAAGAGCTGCTGAGCAGAGACAGGCATTCCCCTGTGTAGCTGAGAAGTTTCCTTGAATCTATCACCAGATCATTCTTCAATACCCCTTCAATCCACTTCATAACAGATTTTGCACAGAGGAGAGAACACATTATTTATCATTGGGACATAGTTTGAAAGATCAGGGAATGTGTTAAAAATACACTGattagaaggcatttgacaccaGTGAAAGAACTGGTTGAGGTGATAGTTTTGATATAACCACTGTTAATTACTACGGACTAATGATTTTGGTGCATTTGATCATCAAACACAGACAGGACCACTAGAGTGCAGCATTTCTCTAGCTTTGGGCAATGGACAAGTTGTTCAGAACCTCGAGGGGCTTTTCCATTCCTATTACCAGGAACTTGCAAATCACTTAGCTGTACAAAATTCAATTCCTGTTTAATTTATCAACTTGGACAACATTCTTCAGTTTTTCAGATTTGTAAATTGCCACAAAGCTGATTTTCATAAACTAAAGGATATTTCAATCAAATGAAGAAATTTAGTTGGCAACAATAAGATCATGGAAAAAGCCATTAAATGATCATATGATGTGCACGTTTTTCAATAGCATTCTCTTAATAAGCACATGTATTGCTTAAATTTTACTGTACTTGATTCCCTTGTGAGCTAAATGTAAACCATTGTACATGGAGATCAAGAGATGTGATGAAGTGAGTTCCATGTGATTCAGGTATCATTGATATAGCAGAA is a window of Stegostoma tigrinum isolate sSteTig4 chromosome 25, sSteTig4.hap1, whole genome shotgun sequence DNA encoding:
- the ntf3 gene encoding neurotrophin-3 translates to MVTSVTILQVNKVMSVLFYGMLLTYLSGIQAATMDKRGSSEDSVNSLIIKILQADILKGRLSKQSEELKEKYQGTKEKGDTQSDTDSVGNTISDFQPIVSVNAELLRQKKRYHSPRVLLSDRPPLQPPPLYLIEDFAESLEMDNRTARRKRYADRRGHRGEYSVCDSESRWVTDKTAAIDIRGKQVTVLGEIKTGNSAIKQYFYETRCREAKPVKNGCRGIDDKHWNSQCKTSQTYVRALSTENNKYVGWRWIRIDTSCLCALSRKLGKS